From Megalobrama amblycephala isolate DHTTF-2021 linkage group LG24, ASM1881202v1, whole genome shotgun sequence, the proteins below share one genomic window:
- the marchf9 gene encoding E3 ubiquitin-protein ligase MARCHF9, which produces MFKNRIRMFFNELKVLVFMRSGSRRSDSDAEPNRRSDRMRGLGMGGCGWPPFVDCSSRDDEEEYYGSDPRPRSLAFEEKDPKLQAGLDAVSLSSSTASGMRTPQCRICFQGPEQGELLSPCRCDGSVRCTHQPCLIRWISERGSWSCELCYFKYQVLAISTKNPLQWQAISLTVIEKVQIAAIILGSLFLIASISWLVWSSLSPSAKWQRQDLLFQICYGMYGFMDIVCIGLIIHEGSSVYRIFKRWQAVNQQWKVLNYEKSKDLGDPVSSSSKAGGRGSRSNPHGLASGSRGGQRVRRLRTILNHHCGYTILHILSQLRPSDPRLGTATNREVVMRVTTV; this is translated from the exons ATGTTCAAGAACCGGATCCGCATGTTTTTTAACGAACTGAAGGTGCTGGTTTTCATGCGATCCGGTTCTAGACGGTCCGACAGTGACGCAGAGCCGAACAGACGGTCCGACAGAATGAGGGGGCTCGGGATGGGCGGCTGCGGATGGCCGCCCTTCGTTGACTGCTCCAGCCGCGATGATGAGGAAGAATACTACGGGAGCGACCCCAGGCCCAGGAGCCTGGCGTTTGAGGAGAAAGACCCGAAACTGCAGGCGGGCCTGGACgcggtcagcctctccagcaGCACGGCCAGCGGCATGAGAACACCCCAGTGTCGAATCTGCTTCCAAGGGCCCGAGCAG GGGGAGCTGTTGAGCCCATGCCGCTGCGACGGCTCCGTGCGCTGCACCCACCAGCCCTGCCTGATCCGCTGGATCAGTGAGCGAGGCTCCTGGAGCTGTGAGCTCTGCTACTTCAAGTACCAAGTCCTGGCCATCAGCACCAAGAACCCGCTGCAG TGGCAGGCGATTTCTCTGACGGTGATTGAGAAGGTGCAGATCGCCGCCATTATCCTGGGCTCGCTCTTCCTCATCGCCAGTATCTCGTGGCTGGTGTGGTCTTCTCTCAGCCCGTCTGCCAAGTGGCAGCGCCAGGACCTGCTCTTCCAGATCTGCTACGGCATGTACGGCTTCATGGACATCGTGTGCATAG GCCTTATAATCCACGAGGGCTCATCTGTGTATAGAATCTTCAAGCGATGGCAGGCTGTAAACCAGCAGTGGAAAGTATTGAACTATGAGAAGTCGAAGGACTTGGGAGACCCGGTGAGCTCCAGCAGTAAGGCAGGTGGCCGCGGCTCACGCAGCAACCCGCACGGCCTGGCCAGCGGCAGCAGGGGGGGCCAGCGAGTGCGCAGGTTAAGGACTATCCTCAACCACCACTGCGGCTACACCATCCTCCACATCCTCAGCCAGCTGCGGCCCAGCGACCCGCGGCTCGGGACCGCCACCAACCGCGAGGTGGTCATGCGGGTCACGACCGTATGA